TCAACCACCCCGGGTCTTTACCGACAATCGGCTTGGACGTGCTCTGACTTCGGGATTTTTGGGAGATATCGTGACCGGAAAAAACCGAATCAGCATTTTGACCGTCACCGACTAGAACAGAGTCGAGCCGCACCTTCTCAATAGTTCGCTTGACCGTTTCCTGAATAACCTCAACAGGAAAGGGCTTGAGGATATAATCAGAAGCGCCTTTTTTCATCGCTTCAATCGCTGTATCCACAGTGGCAAAGGCCGTAACAACAATTACAGGCAGGCCAGGACTAGCCATCTTGATTTTCTGCATAAACTCGAGGCCATTCATTTCAGGCATCCGAATATCGGTGACCACCAAAGCAAATGATTCTTTTTGCAGAAGTTCAAGCCCCATGACACCATTCTCGGCCACAGCAACCTCATAGCCAATCTTGCTTAACCCTTCAAACAGGGCAATGCGCTGGGTTTGATCATCGTCGACTACCAGTATGCGATTCATATTTTCTGACATATATTTAAGAGTTATTGCCCGCTGACCTTTTTCATTTCAACCAGATCGTTATCGATCTCACTCTGACTCAAGCGCTCCATAGCCATTTTCTGCCAGAAAGCACTTTCCCCATCCTTGGCCTTGATGTAGTGATCAAGACCCTGTCGGGTTTCATTCAGGGCCATATAACAGTCGCCTAGGTACAAATGCATCGCCTGAGACGAATTGCTGTTTTGGGGATACTCCTGCTGCAGACCTGCACTGTAAACTCCGACAGCACCCTGGTAATTATCTTTCAGACGCATGGCGTTGCCAATTTTCAAAAACCAATCCTGGGCCACAGTAGCCTCAAGCCCCTTTTCACGCATTTTCAAAAGTGAATCATGTGCCGCCACCTCTTGATTTAAAAGCAGAAAAAGACGCAAAGCATCGTCAGCGTACTCCGCAATCTTTTCCTTGAATGTTGGTTGCTCAGCGGCCTGGACATAAAAGCCGAGGGCTGTTTCGTTGTCATCTAAAGCTTCACTGAGTTTGCCGCTGTATGAATATATTTCACCAACCCGATCAGTTCCCTCATAAACTGTACGCAGATGCTTGAGGAGAAGGTCTGCAGAGGCATAATCGTTTAAGGCCAGATATACTCGGGCCCGCCGATAATATAAATCTATCTTTTCCTCATCGGTTAAAGGCCACTTCTGGGCCCGGTAATAGACAATCGCAGCTTTATCAAAGAGGTTCAAGGCCTCAAGTGCCTGACCGATCTTGTATAAGATAGTGCCATCGGGGTAATCTTGCACGTGGCGATATTCGACAAAGTATAAATCATAAATATCCTGATACCGCTTATTTTTCAGAAGCGCCTCGGCAAGGTACAATAAGACCGTACCAACTCTTTCAAAATCTTGAATTTTATCAGTTTCAGGATCCGTATTACGCAAAAAATCACGGCCGGTTGAGTAGGCCTTGTCCAAATCGCCTCTTGCTTTATACCGATTAAACAACCCAAAACGGGCATCCTGAGAAAGCGGACTATCGAAGTATCGCTCCAGAACATTCAAGTAAGGAATATCTCCCTTGCTATCGGTGAGATCATTAGGTTTCTCCCATTTTGAAAGTTTGATCTCAGGATCATCTTGAATCTGGGCCAATCGCAGCGTACTGAAGAACACCTCTTTTTCCTTTTTCTGCCCCTCTTCAATAACTTGCCGGTATATCTTTTGTGCTGAAGCAAAATCCTTCTCCAGCAGATATGATTCCCCAAGTCCAAAGAGTACCTCAACCCGGTATAAAGAAAACCCATCAAGACTCAGGTAATGATACAACTGCTTTCTACCACGATCAGTTTTGCCGTAGTGAATATTTGCCAGACCGGCCTTACGCAAAATCTGAGGATCTTGGAGGTAATAGTTGGGGTAATTAATCACCACCATTTGAAAAAAATCCTTAGCCTGCCGGTACTCCTTTTTCATGTAATGCAAGTCACCCATACCAATGAAGCCGATCTGTTGTACATTTTTATCGCTATCATTCATAAGCACCTGAAAAAGTTCTTCTGCCTCTTTTGCCCGCCCAACCTTAACCAGGGCCTCTCCTAGCCACTGCTTAGACTCTATGGTCAAAGGCGAAAGGGGGAATTTATTCAAGAAAAGCTTGAAATAACTGACGGCTTCGCGATACAAGCGCATAAAATAATAGGTCTTTCCTAACTCCAGATAGGCTTGCGCGGCGTTGTTTCCAGTGGGGTAGTGGTTGATATAAAGCCTGAACAGATTACGAACGGGATCCCAGTCGGCACCCTTTGTTTTCAGG
This window of the Desulfobulbaceae bacterium genome carries:
- a CDS encoding tetratricopeptide repeat protein; this encodes MKLFLFPTIHSIPGTIVVSLFLLVLCVGMVQAADPTDEQNHIEAADGQVETEPLGPTALELWEKANTYLQDDDQENAAQYFYTVFKRFPDDVNAAESLWNTALIREKFALKTKGADWDPVRNLFRLYINHYPTGNNAAQAYLELGKTYYFMRLYREAVSYFKLFLNKFPLSPLTIESKQWLGEALVKVGRAKEAEELFQVLMNDSDKNVQQIGFIGMGDLHYMKKEYRQAKDFFQMVVINYPNYYLQDPQILRKAGLANIHYGKTDRGRKQLYHYLSLDGFSLYRVEVLFGLGESYLLEKDFASAQKIYRQVIEEGQKKEKEVFFSTLRLAQIQDDPEIKLSKWEKPNDLTDSKGDIPYLNVLERYFDSPLSQDARFGLFNRYKARGDLDKAYSTGRDFLRNTDPETDKIQDFERVGTVLLYLAEALLKNKRYQDIYDLYFVEYRHVQDYPDGTILYKIGQALEALNLFDKAAIVYYRAQKWPLTDEEKIDLYYRRARVYLALNDYASADLLLKHLRTVYEGTDRVGEIYSYSGKLSEALDDNETALGFYVQAAEQPTFKEKIAEYADDALRLFLLLNQEVAAHDSLLKMREKGLEATVAQDWFLKIGNAMRLKDNYQGAVGVYSAGLQQEYPQNSNSSQAMHLYLGDCYMALNETRQGLDHYIKAKDGESAFWQKMAMERLSQSEIDNDLVEMKKVSGQ